GCACAACGTTACTCGCATAGGCATCCTGCATATCTCTGGCCGTAGCGGGTTGTTTCACTTGGTTGGACTCTGTGCAAGGGCTAGAGGATGTCATGGAGATCATACTTTTCAAATAAGAGCTTTTGACCGCGAAGTTAACGTTTTGCGGAAAAACTCCCGTCGTTCTTAGCATTTTCTTGTTGTTCAAGGTCGAGGTCACAACGCCGATGACGCGTCCCGATTGGTTTAATAGTGGGCTTCCACTATTTCCTGCCTGAATCGGGATGCTGATTTGAAAGACTCGGGGATCATTATCGATGCCCAGCACGTTGCTCACGAGCCCTTGGCCAATGCTGGGAGAAGTAGCTAAGAGCCCAGAGAGTGGATAGCCAATTGCGAATACCGCATCACCGGATTTGACTTCGTCTGAATTGCCGATCGAGAAACAGGGCGCATCCTCAACAGTAGAGGCCACGCCATGAAGTTTTGAAGGATCAATTCGAAGCAAAGCCAGATCATTTTGCGCGTCTTTCAAAAGGAGATCCGCTTTCAGTTCCGTTGATCCACCTATCACCGAAATTCTTCTCGCCTCCTTAACAACGTGCCAATTGGTTGCGATCAAGTCTGACGCTACAAAAAATCCCGTTCCCGTACTGTCCTCTTGTTGTCTCAGAGAACCCGTGTTAGCGGTTTTGGGATAATTTCTAACGAACGTTGTCCGTTGTTGCCTGCCAAATCGATCAGAGAGAGTGAACTCCAAGAGGGTAGGGGATGGCAGAAGAAACATGGTCCCGATCTCATTATGTTCGTAATCGAAATAGGACCCGCTATAAGCTTCTGGAGAAGCAGTTTCTTTTAAAAGGAGCTTAATATCCCCTCTACTCCATGTGTCAACCCGCGAGTCTGCGATGACGCCTAAATAGTCATATTCTTTATATTGTTCCATCGTGTTACGGATGATCGCCACTTCATAATTGTTCGAACTTCCTATCCACACGCCTTCGATAGGGGTTAATTCGCGGTTAGCCAAATATTCCTCGATGAGTTGGGCGCGGCTTCTTATCCTTACCCCCGGAGTCGCTTTGTCATACAAGCCAGCAGCCGCGAAGCCCGGCGTTCCGACCACTCGGTTACCTTGCGCATCAATGCTGCAACCGGTTAATCCGCATGCGCAAATAAGGACCAGTCCTACGGACCACAGCAGCTTAGATTTCATAGCGATTCCATTTCCGTCGGCATAATGCCACGTGCTTTAGTGAACTACTATACTCACGCGGCTGAAGTATAACCCTCACCTTTTGTCATCTCAATCAGCTCCTAGTATAGGGTTGCTCAGGGCAAATAATGACTTTCAAGTCGAGAATAGGGGTCGAAGAGCACAAGGGAGTTTTTGTTTTATGATCCTTTCGGCCTCCTTCGTGGGCGGAGTGTCGATTCCATCCCGAATCGTTTCGCCATTCTCCGAATCCAGGGTTCGTCGCCGAACAGGCGACCTCGGTGCACACTCACTCGGAGCGACTCCAATTCCGGTGCAGGGTTAGGGTGATTCACGCGCGTCAGACAATCTCGTGGCCAATCGACGGGCCAGTCGCTGCCCTGGGCGTCAATTTCTGGTCCTCCTGATGCTTCGCCAGAGGCTCACCCATTGCCAGTTTTCTTCCCGCAAGACCAACATCGCGCGTTGCATTGCGTTCCACATGGCGCACGATCGTCAGAAGGTGTGCATAGGTTTGAACCGGAAACGATTTGAAGCGACCTTGATAGATCGGTCTGGTTTCCGTCCTGTGGTGGTGGGCATGCCAGCGTTGCGTAGGCGTTACGGTGATCCACCGCAGCGTCTCAGACAGTTCTCCATTCTGACGATGTCAGATCAGGAGGTGCCAGTGCTTGGGCATCAGGCAGTATGCGGCGATGCGAATGCGAGTCTGAGCCTGAACCTCGGCCAAAATCGTTTCGAGCGCGGCATAGTCGGAGGGTGTGCCGAACAACGACTATCGGCCCATGCGATGATTCAGGACGTCATAGGCAAGGTCTTCGACTGCGAGTCGTGGGCGGCGCGACATGGGCGATCTTGTGCCGATACGGTGCGATCATGCCAATAATGACTCCGGTCTCCTTCTCATATGCCACCTCTTTGTCAGCCTGTCTATCGCCGTGTGTGTTATGCCCGTCGTCCTCTCCTACAGTCCTGGCGGATCGCCCATCACGCAACCGTCTTCACCCGCGACCAACAGGCTCAGGGCTTCTAGTATGATCTCGACGGTCTAAGCACGATCTTTGATCAGTGGAAACGTTGAGACCGTCGCCAAGATCTGTGTATGGTACGGCATGGAGGGGTTCACGCCATGTTGACTGCCTATAATCAGGTTCCACTTCCGTCGTTCATGTACGGGACCGCATGGAAAAAAGAGGCGACAGCGCCGTTGGTGCAACAGGCCGTGGCCGCAGGGTTCACGGCAATCGATACGGCCAATCAGTTGATCCATTACGAGGAAGCATTGGTCGGAGAAGCGCTGGTGGCGCTGGCGAAGCAGGGCACACCGCGGGACCGGCTCTTTCTGCAAACCAAGTTCACGCCGGTGAACGGTCAGGACCATCGCACGCCCTACGATGCGCAGGCCGATCTCACGACGCAGGTAACACAATCTCTTGCCAGTTCCCTCGCCCATCTCCACACCGACTATCTCGATTCCTATGTCTTGCATGGCCCCTATGGGCGGCGTGGTTTGAGCGATGCAGATTGGGAGGTCTGGGCGGCCATCGAAGCGCTCTACATTGCGGGTAAGACGAAAATGATCGGCATCAGCAACGTGACGGCGGATC
The window above is part of the Nitrospira sp. genome. Proteins encoded here:
- a CDS encoding trypsin-like peptidase domain-containing protein, which codes for MKSKLLWSVGLVLICACGLTGCSIDAQGNRVVGTPGFAAAGLYDKATPGVRIRSRAQLIEEYLANRELTPIEGVWIGSSNNYEVAIIRNTMEQYKEYDYLGVIADSRVDTWSRGDIKLLLKETASPEAYSGSYFDYEHNEIGTMFLLPSPTLLEFTLSDRFGRQQRTTFVRNYPKTANTGSLRQQEDSTGTGFFVASDLIATNWHVVKEARRISVIGGSTELKADLLLKDAQNDLALLRIDPSKLHGVASTVEDAPCFSIGNSDEVKSGDAVFAIGYPLSGLLATSPSIGQGLVSNVLGIDNDPRVFQISIPIQAGNSGSPLLNQSGRVIGVVTSTLNNKKMLRTTGVFPQNVNFAVKSSYLKSMISMTSSSPCTESNQVKQPATARDMQDAYASNVVLIKVSR
- a CDS encoding transposase; protein product: MFGTPSDYAALETILAEVQAQTRIRIAAYCLMPKHWHLLI
- a CDS encoding aldo/keto reductase; its protein translation is MLTAYNQVPLPSFMYGTAWKKEATAPLVQQAVAAGFTAIDTANQLIHYEEALVGEALVALAKQGTPRDRLFLQTKFTPVNGQDHRTPYDAQADLTTQVTQSLASSLAHLHTDYLDSYVLHGPYGRRGLSDADWEVWAAIEALYIAGKTKMIGISNVTADQLTLLCARAAHRPMVVQNRCYAALGWDQDVRAICRTHGIIYQGFSLLTANRELFADPEVRAMAARYGMGLAQLVFRFAMQIGMLPLTGTTNPKHMQEDLRSDQFTIAPDDLQRLEIIGM